In Fragaria vesca subsp. vesca linkage group LG5, FraVesHawaii_1.0, whole genome shotgun sequence, the genomic stretch GGTTTGAATTAAATTTTGTTGGGTCTGTGGCAACTCCAAAGAGTTTGATTGATTGTTAGTTATGTTGTTAGTGGTGAAATTTGGTTATTGGTTTGATGTAAAGAAAAGGGTTTTTCTGTTTGTGAATAGCAAGTTAGTTTGATGATCAATGAGAACTGAAATGATAGTAATTGAATGAGGAAGCTGTAATGCCTATTGTGGATTTTAAAGTGGCTATTATGGGAGGTGTAGCCTTACTGGGAGGAACATAGTGTTGAGATTTAAAGTGGCTAAGATAAGCTTTGGTCATCGGGAAATAATATATTGAAAGTCACTGAGTAATATTTATGTTTCTGTACGTTTGGAAATAGTGATTTTAGGCTGTGGGGTTGGTGAAGCTAGGGTCATTAGTTAAAATCAAGAAATGTGAGTATGATTTGGTGTTGTAATTCATTTGCAGTTTACTTAAGCACATAGTAAGAGGAGAAGTGGGGATGGCGGTGGCAAGCAAAACCAGAAATATGCTCGAGAATCTTGTAAGAGAAGGATCGTTCAAATGGTTGATTGGAAATCGAGGCCCTTTTGATGACGAATTGGAGGAGATGGAGAGGTCTCCTTCAGCCCCAAAAAATTGGATACCGGAGCTATCTCCTATTGCCAATGTAGTTGTCCGAAGATGCTCTAAGTAAGTTTCCTCTTTACATTCCATACTCTCTTGATTATAGATTACATAGTGAAAATGATATTGTTTCCATTAGAAGTTTAGAACCCTATTTTTCAGTGTTAGGTGCTTCATCTGAATATCTAGATTTTTTCTTTTGAATTATTTTCATTAGAAATTATTTGTTTGTGGTTTCAAATTTATGAAATAATGGTGCAGAATCCTTGGTGTTCCTTCGACTGAGCTTCGTAAAGGCTTCAGTGCAGAGGCTTCTGAGTCTATTAAGCATCCATCTTGCTATGCAAGGAACTTTCTAGAATACTGCTCTTTCAGAGCTCTTGCCTTGTCAACCCAGGTGACAGGTCATCTGGCTGATAAAAGGTTTCGACGCCTAACATATGATATGATGCTAGCTTGGGAGGCCCCAGCTTCTGACAGCCAACCTTTGCTAAATGTAAGCCTTAAGTTTTTCTGATTGTTTCCCCCCTAAGAAGCTTATATCTTTTATTGTTGATAATTTGATGTTAAGTCCTGATACACATTCTCAACTGTAATTTTATAAAAGCATGCTTATCGTACCTAATTGTGATTGGCAATGTCTATTATGCTTTGAAATGGCTTTACCCATTGTTATTTGCATTGTCTACCAAACTATTTGGCAGGTTGATACCTTCAGACATGCAAATCGCTTTATATGTATTGCTTGCACGACTCTTAAATTTTTAATGAGACTCTCAAAAGGGACCCTTGTCTTTTGTGCAGTTAAATGAGGATTTATCAGTTGGGATTGAGGCTTTCTCTAGAATAGCTCCATCAGTTCCCATTATTGCAAATGTGATTATCAGCGAAAATCTTTTTGAGGTCCTTGCAACATCAACTGGTGGGAGACTTCAATTCTCCACTTATGACAAGTATCTGAGCGGACTAGAAAGGTGATACTTCAATTAAACTTGCATTACGGACACATTTCAGTAAGCAAAAAGGGTATGAATAAAAAGCACAGGAATACCAGAAGCCGTAATAGTCAATGCTAGCAGTAAATTATTGCATGGATTTGGTAATCATGATGATAGGTTGAATTCTGATCTCCACCTTAGTTAGTGAAGGTCGTGTAGACTAGGTCTCAGAGACACCGCACAGGGGTTAGCTTGGTTATAGTGGTTTGCAATCTAACAAGTAAGATACGACTTATTTTTAATTCATAGAGGAAAAGTATTTTGCACTACAGAACACCTGATAAAATGTGTTTTTATGAGAAGATACTGCATGATGCATACTTTGGTTAGTTGATGGAATAGAATGGATTACTAAGTTCTGAAATCGTTCGTTTGGTATAAAGTTTGTGAAAACATCGTAAGCATATCCCTTTAACCTCATATCTAGTCCTGCAATTCTAATACTTTTGTCATACAGAGCAATAAGAAAAATGAGGATCCAATCAGAGTCGTCTCTTCTTTCTGCTGTACGATCATCAAGAGGAGAGAGAATTCTGGAAGTGGATGGAACAGTAACTACACAACCAGTTCTTGAGCATGTGGGAATATCTACATGGCCTGGTAAGTACATGATTAAGATTGTAGAATGGTCGATGCATAACTATCCGGTATTTTGACATTTGTAATTGTTTATGGTTTGTAAACAGGACGGTTGATTTTGACAGACCATGCACTTTACTTCGAGGCTCTGCGCGTTGTATCTTATGACAAGCCAAAACGATATGACCTATCAGATGATCTAAAACAGGTTGTAAAACCTGAGTTGACTGGCCCATGGGGTACTAGATTGTTTGACAAAGCGGTCTTTTATAAATCAATCTCATTGTAAGTAATCAGGCGTTACATTTTTCTCTTATGGTTACAGTTTTGCTGTACATCTTACTTTCTTAGTAATTAAACTTGCGGAACCAAAAAAAAAAGAGAATTGTCTTGTTAGAACTTTTTTTTTTTTAAAGTTGTCTTGTTAGAACATGATTATCACTTTCATAGTATTTCTCCTGTAGATCAGAACCAGTTGTTATAGAGTTTCCTGAGCTGAAGGGGCATTCTCGTCGTGATTACTGGCTAGCGATCATAAGAGAGATTTTATACGTTCATAGATTTATACATAAATACCAAATCGAGGGGGTCAAACGAGATGAAGCGCTATCAAAGGCTGTGCTTGGGATTCTGCGAGTACAAGCCATTCAAGAAATCTCTTCTGCTCCTTTACGTTGTGAGGGTCTTTTAATGTTCAATCTTTGTGACCAATTACCAGGTGGAGACTTGATACTGGAAACTCTGGCAAATATGTCAACCGTAAGCGAATTAAATAGGTCTAACAGTTCCAAGTCTGGAGGTGGAATGTATTCGATCTCAGCCTTAGATATGATATCTAACTTGGGATTTGCATTTGGAACAAGTTCTAATAATTCTGCTGAGGCTGGTCTTGCCGTGGGCGAGGTAACTGTTGGACAACTGACTTCACTGGAAAAAGCAGTTAAGGAATCAAAAAACAACTACGAAAAAGTGGCGCAAGCACAAGCAACTGTAGATGGAGTCAAAGTGGAAGGCATTGATACAAATTTTGCAGTGATGAAGGTATGGCTTTATTTGCCCAGATTCTAAACCTTCTCCTTCACCCTCTCCATTCTTGGTTTATTTATGATTAGAGTATAGTACGATCAAGACGTTTTATTTCTTATCCCCTGTATGGCCAAAAGACTGCGCTGAATTTCTCATGCCCTTTTGAGTCTCCATTTCTTCCACTAAGTGTTGGTTGGTAATTCGGCTGTATATAACGTGTTGATCCTTATGCCATACTAATGGATATAAGTATCAGTTTACCACATTCTTTCCTTGCCTAGCATATGTTTTGCTCCATGTTATGGCAACATCTTCTGAACTTTGATTGCTTACAGGAGTTGCTCTTTCCACTGATGGAACTAGGGAAGTGGCTTCTTTCTTTGGCATTATGGGATGATCCGCTGAAGTCTTTGGTTTTCTGTGTTGTTTTCACTTACATCATTTGCAGGTAAAGTCGGCTAGTAAAATGTTATGCAACATTTTGTCAGTAATCCTGGGTGTAACATTTTCTTGCTTTACTCATTAATCATTATCCAAACTAATGGAGGGGGAGGTTTGGGAAAATGAATAATTTCACAGATAAACTTTCGATGAGTGGCATAATTTATTAACAGTTTGGATTATCTTGAAGTCTGTGTGGTGCTTATATAACACTGAATATAAGTCATCTGCAACAGAGCATGTTTGGCATAGCAGTATCATTTTCGTCAGTTACAGTAGTACTAAATGAATAGTGTGTAAAATCTATACTTGGATGTGTAAAACCTTCCTATGCTTTGATGGTACAATATATGCACCATTTCCTCACTGCAATTGTGATCAAAAGTAATGATTTATGGATTTTGTTTTTCTTTTGAAAATTTGGTCACTGTATTTCTTAGAAGTCTTATGGGATGGGAGAAAAATGTTGTAATAGAAAAGGAGGTAGCTGTAGAAGAAAGAGACTATGGAGACTGATTTTATGCTCTGTTGTGTTTCTTTCTGCATGTCTCACTATGGGCATTTATTTCCAGCTAATTTAAAGGGTGTGGATTTCAGGGGATGGCTGAGTTATGCCTTTGCATTGACGCTCGTTTTTGTTGCAATCTTCATGATGCTCACCCGGTTTTTTACTCAAGGAATATCTGATCATGAGGTTAAGGTGTTCGCACCACCACCAATGAATACAATGGAGCAGCTTTTGGCAGTTCAGAATGCAATTTCCCAAGCTGAAGGGTTCGTCCAGGATGGGAACGTTGTTCTTCTAAAGCTACGTGCTCTGTTGCTGTCACTGTTTCCTCAGGTTCTGCTCTGTTTATCATTGCTGGTTTCTGCAACCATATCTCTGGATAATCATTATATATGGTGCTGTATTTCCATTTCTCTTCCTCACCTTTTAGTAAATTGCTCATATTTGCTTGTTTTTCCAATGATCAGGCAAGCGAGAAATTTGCAGTGGCTCTTCTAGTCATGGCTTTGACTCTGGCCTTCCTCCCTGGTAAATACGTTGTTCTGTTGATCTTCTTGGAAGCGTTTACACGGTATTCACCTATAAGGAAAACTAGCACGGAGAGATTGATGAGAAGATTGCGAGAGTG encodes the following:
- the LOC101294763 gene encoding uncharacterized protein LOC101294763, whose product is MAVASKTRNMLENLVREGSFKWLIGNRGPFDDELEEMERSPSAPKNWIPELSPIANVVVRRCSKILGVPSTELRKGFSAEASESIKHPSCYARNFLEYCSFRALALSTQVTGHLADKRFRRLTYDMMLAWEAPASDSQPLLNLNEDLSVGIEAFSRIAPSVPIIANVIISENLFEVLATSTGGRLQFSTYDKYLSGLERAIRKMRIQSESSLLSAVRSSRGERILEVDGTVTTQPVLEHVGISTWPGRLILTDHALYFEALRVVSYDKPKRYDLSDDLKQVVKPELTGPWGTRLFDKAVFYKSISLSEPVVIEFPELKGHSRRDYWLAIIREILYVHRFIHKYQIEGVKRDEALSKAVLGILRVQAIQEISSAPLRCEGLLMFNLCDQLPGGDLILETLANMSTVSELNRSNSSKSGGGMYSISALDMISNLGFAFGTSSNNSAEAGLAVGEVTVGQLTSLEKAVKESKNNYEKVAQAQATVDGVKVEGIDTNFAVMKELLFPLMELGKWLLSLALWDDPLKSLVFCVVFTYIICRGWLSYAFALTLVFVAIFMMLTRFFTQGISDHEVKVFAPPPMNTMEQLLAVQNAISQAEGFVQDGNVVLLKLRALLLSLFPQASEKFAVALLVMALTLAFLPGKYVVLLIFLEAFTRYSPIRKTSTERLMRRLREWWFSIPAAPVLLEREKEEKKKR